The following are encoded in a window of Novosphingobium sp. ZN18A2 genomic DNA:
- a CDS encoding AtpZ/AtpI family protein, which yields MVDSSGNNGGDDLARRIADAQAKHDRGVTNAEGRAETRGWAVGIEFVGAVLVSGFIGWAIDKWMGWQTPWGLIVFLVLGFAAGIRRAMKTSAEFDTDPDNDPKD from the coding sequence TTGGTTGATTCGAGCGGAAACAACGGCGGTGACGATCTCGCGCGCCGGATTGCCGACGCACAGGCGAAGCACGATCGCGGCGTCACCAACGCCGAAGGGCGTGCGGAAACGCGTGGCTGGGCCGTGGGCATCGAATTCGTCGGTGCGGTCCTGGTCTCCGGTTTCATCGGCTGGGCCATCGACAAGTGGATGGGTTGGCAAACCCCCTGGGGCCTGATCGTTTTCCTCGTCCTGGGATTCGCCGCGGGCATCCGCCGCGCGATGAAGACCTCGGCCGAGTTCGACACCGACCCCGACAACGATCCGAAGGACTGA
- a CDS encoding F0F1 ATP synthase subunit A has translation MANPMEQFDVVTLHPLKAGTYDLSFTNSALWMLIALAAISIFLFIGTSKPQLVPGRWQAAVEYLYDFVRKMLDENVGPEGRRFAPLVFSIFIFVLVCNLLGLLPWVGAFTPTSHVTVTFGLALIVFITVCIVGIMRHGFGFLKLFWPHGANPLLGAFVFVIEVLSFCMRPFTLAIRLFANMTAGHVLLKVFGTFVVTLGSFGALPYVFGIVPLGVNVVLTALELLIAVVQAYVFALLASLYLNDAINLH, from the coding sequence ATGGCGAATCCCATGGAACAGTTCGATGTCGTGACGCTGCACCCGCTGAAGGCGGGCACGTACGACCTCTCGTTCACCAACAGCGCACTGTGGATGCTGATCGCGCTTGCCGCGATCTCGATCTTCCTGTTCATCGGCACGTCGAAGCCGCAGCTCGTTCCGGGGCGCTGGCAGGCCGCGGTCGAATATCTCTATGATTTCGTCCGAAAAATGCTTGACGAGAACGTCGGGCCGGAAGGCCGTCGTTTCGCGCCGCTGGTGTTCTCGATCTTCATCTTCGTGCTGGTCTGCAACCTTCTGGGCCTGCTTCCGTGGGTCGGCGCGTTCACGCCCACCAGCCACGTGACGGTTACGTTCGGTCTTGCGCTGATCGTGTTCATTACGGTGTGCATCGTGGGCATCATGCGCCACGGCTTCGGCTTCCTGAAGCTGTTCTGGCCGCACGGTGCCAACCCTCTGCTGGGCGCATTCGTGTTCGTGATCGAGGTGCTCAGCTTCTGCATGCGCCCCTTCACGCTGGCCATCCGGCTTTTCGCGAACATGACGGCGGGCCACGTGCTGCTGAAGGTGTTCGGCACTTTCGTGGTAACGCTCGGCTCGTTCGGTGCGCTGCCCTATGTGTTCGGCATCGTCCCGCTTGGGGTCAATGTCGTGCTGACGGCTCTGGAACTGCTGATCGCGGTGGTCCAGGCCTATGTTTTCGCTCTTCTCGCTTCGCTCTACCTGAACGACGCGATCAATCTTCACTGA
- a CDS encoding F0F1 ATP synthase subunit C, with protein sequence MDAESARVIGAGLAAVGAGLAAIGVGSIFGQYLNGAVRNPEADAKMGGRLIFGFAVTEALGLIAAVVALALAFS encoded by the coding sequence ATGGACGCAGAATCTGCACGGGTCATCGGCGCCGGTCTCGCGGCGGTTGGCGCTGGTCTCGCCGCCATCGGCGTGGGCTCGATCTTCGGCCAGTACCTCAACGGTGCGGTCCGCAACCCCGAAGCCGACGCCAAGATGGGCGGACGCCTGATCTTCGGCTTCGCCGTGACCGAGGCCCTCGGCCTGATCGCGGCCGTTGTCGCGCTCGCGCTCGCGTTCAGCTGA
- a CDS encoding ATPase, translating into MPQFDFAHVFLPQFAWLAVFFAVLYFFVVRATLPKLGKVMTARDDKVAGDIEAASAAKAAADEVDERYHRELEAARENARQVIADAKTAGTKAGEARLAAAHDAADAEIAAAEARIADAVAKASEQLRDVAAESAQQIVSRLTGMEASQEAARAKVDAVLGA; encoded by the coding sequence ATGCCTCAATTTGATTTCGCACACGTCTTCCTGCCGCAGTTTGCGTGGCTGGCCGTGTTTTTCGCCGTCCTCTACTTCTTCGTGGTCCGTGCCACCCTGCCCAAGCTGGGCAAGGTCATGACCGCGCGTGACGACAAGGTGGCGGGCGATATCGAGGCTGCCAGCGCCGCCAAGGCCGCTGCTGACGAAGTCGACGAGCGTTATCATCGTGAGCTGGAAGCCGCGCGCGAGAACGCCCGCCAGGTCATCGCCGACGCGAAGACCGCAGGCACGAAGGCGGGTGAGGCACGCCTCGCCGCCGCGCACGATGCGGCGGACGCCGAAATCGCCGCTGCCGAAGCGCGCATCGCCGATGCCGTCGCCAAGGCAAGCGAGCAGCTTCGCGATGTTGCCGCGGAAAGCGCGCAGCAGATCGTTTCGCGCCTGACCGGCATGGAAGCTTCGCAAGAGGCTGCCCGCGCCAAGGTCGACGCGGTACTCGGAGCCTGA
- a CDS encoding LacI family DNA-binding transcriptional regulator, translated as MPGRDDIGGQTRARRPRRVTSFDVAEAAGVSQSTVSRALAHDPSISQRTRERVIAAAQQLNYQVDENAARLRKGRTGTLAVVMICRAGQDRNDINPFYFSLLGSTCAAASTRGYEVLVSFQDSPENFWGHHEERRRADGLIVIGTCENAAAWDYFGALSDRGLHWVCWGSPDDAFDWVRSDNRTGAALAAELLVDRGCRDIYCLGKLGSSQRQFDERWDGFSEAMRGRGHAPRLAEVEPGLSREEQGRRAVAALVDAGTPFDGIFAVCDEMALGALKELEARGMAVPDDVAIVGFDGARAGAFSSPPLTTIEPDFEVAGALLVDRLLAQLGELDTPGNRVPVRMLRRGTA; from the coding sequence ATGCCCGGCAGGGACGATATCGGCGGCCAGACAAGGGCACGCCGGCCGCGGCGCGTAACCTCGTTCGACGTTGCCGAAGCCGCGGGTGTCAGCCAGTCGACCGTTTCGCGCGCGCTGGCGCACGATCCGTCGATCAGCCAGCGCACGCGCGAACGCGTGATCGCGGCCGCGCAGCAACTGAACTACCAGGTGGACGAAAACGCCGCCCGGTTGCGCAAGGGGCGGACCGGCACGCTCGCCGTCGTGATGATCTGCCGCGCCGGGCAGGACCGCAACGACATAAATCCCTTCTATTTCTCGCTGCTGGGCAGCACCTGCGCTGCCGCGTCCACCCGCGGATATGAAGTGCTGGTTTCTTTCCAGGACAGCCCTGAAAATTTCTGGGGACACCACGAAGAGCGGCGCCGGGCAGACGGACTGATCGTGATCGGCACCTGCGAGAATGCCGCGGCGTGGGACTATTTCGGCGCACTCTCGGACCGGGGCCTGCACTGGGTCTGCTGGGGATCGCCCGACGATGCCTTTGACTGGGTGCGCAGCGACAACCGCACCGGAGCCGCGCTCGCCGCCGAACTGCTAGTCGATCGCGGCTGCCGCGATATCTATTGCCTCGGCAAGCTGGGCTCTTCGCAGCGCCAGTTCGATGAACGGTGGGACGGCTTTTCGGAAGCGATGCGCGGCAGGGGCCATGCACCGCGCCTGGCCGAAGTGGAACCCGGCCTGAGCCGTGAGGAACAGGGCCGCCGCGCCGTGGCCGCGCTGGTCGATGCGGGCACGCCGTTCGACGGCATCTTCGCGGTCTGCGACGAAATGGCGCTCGGCGCGCTCAAGGAACTGGAAGCGCGCGGCATGGCCGTGCCCGACGATGTGGCGATCGTTGGGTTCGACGGTGCGCGCGCGGGTGCGTTCTCGTCACCGCCGCTCACCACGATCGAACCCGATTTCGAAGTGGCCGGAGCCTTGCTGGTCGATCGCCTGCTTGCCCAACTGGGCGAACTCGACACGCCCGGCAACCGCGTGCCCGTGCGCATGCTCAGGCGCGGCACAGCCTGA
- the gloB gene encoding hydroxyacylglutathione hydrolase, which translates to MLEVHQFPCLSDNYGFLLHDPVSEETACIDTPDADRYLHEAAERGWQITQIWNTHWHPDHAGGNQAIKEATNCTVVAPAGDAEKIACVDRVVKHGDCVALGSWDAFVIDVGGHTMGHIAYDIPAAKIAFVGDSLFALGCGRMFEGTPEQFWESLKRLRSLPGETVLYCAHEYTQANARFALHADPDNAALREYVADVDRRRKDGLPTVPMILHREMETNPFLRADDPAMQARWGGGNAVETFAALRAAKDNFH; encoded by the coding sequence ATGCTTGAAGTCCACCAGTTCCCCTGCCTGTCAGACAACTACGGTTTCCTGCTCCACGATCCGGTGAGCGAGGAGACCGCCTGCATCGATACGCCCGATGCCGACCGCTATCTGCACGAAGCGGCAGAGCGCGGGTGGCAGATCACCCAGATCTGGAACACGCACTGGCACCCCGATCATGCCGGCGGAAACCAGGCGATCAAGGAAGCGACGAACTGCACGGTCGTCGCCCCCGCCGGCGATGCCGAAAAGATCGCTTGCGTGGACCGCGTGGTAAAGCACGGCGATTGCGTGGCGCTGGGAAGCTGGGATGCCTTCGTGATCGACGTGGGCGGGCACACGATGGGGCACATCGCCTATGACATTCCGGCCGCGAAGATCGCGTTCGTCGGCGATTCGCTGTTCGCGCTGGGCTGCGGCCGGATGTTTGAGGGAACGCCGGAACAGTTCTGGGAAAGCCTGAAGCGCCTGCGCTCGCTTCCGGGCGAAACCGTGCTTTACTGCGCGCACGAATATACCCAGGCAAACGCGCGCTTTGCGCTCCATGCCGATCCGGACAACGCCGCCTTGCGCGAATACGTTGCCGATGTGGACCGGCGGCGCAAAGACGGCCTGCCGACAGTGCCGATGATCCTGCATCGCGAGATGGAGACCAACCCGTTCCTGCGCGCAGACGATCCGGCGATGCAGGCCCGCTGGGGCGGCGGCAATGCGGTTGAAACTTTCGCCGCGCTGCGGGCGGCCAAGGACAATTTTCACTAG
- the rpsA gene encoding 30S ribosomal protein S1, which produces MATTANPTRDDFAALLDESLGGAADGGFEGRVVKGTVTAIENDKAVIDVGLKSEGRVALREFASPGQPHGLSVGDEVEVYVDRVENAEGEAMLSRDRARREAAWDKLESEFGEGKRVEGVIFGRVKGGFTVDLDGAVAFLPGSQVDIRPVRDVTPLMDMPQPFQILKMDRRRGNIVVSRRAVLEETRAEQRSGLIEKLKEGQVIEGVVKNITDYGAFVDLGGIDGLLHVTDMSYKRVNHPSEIINIGDTVKVQIIRINTETQRISLGMKQLESDPWDGVAAKYPVGMKLTGTVTNITEYGAFVELEPGIEGLVHVSEMSWTKKNVHPGKIVSTSQEVDVMVLEVDADKRRISLGLKQAQQNPWEAFAEKHPVGSTVEGEVKNATEFGLFIGLDGDVDGMVHMSDIAWGISGEDALALHRKGEQVSAIVLDVDVEKERISLGMKQLEKGAPAAGATAASGALRRGEVVTVTVLEVRDGGLEVQAGDDGATGFIKRSDLGRDRDEQRPDRFQVGQKVDAMVTGFDRSKKPNFSIKARQMAEEKEAVEQYGSSDSGASLGDILGEALKAKKD; this is translated from the coding sequence ATGGCCACTACGGCAAATCCCACGCGCGACGATTTCGCCGCGCTCCTCGACGAATCGCTCGGCGGCGCCGCCGACGGCGGCTTTGAAGGCCGCGTCGTCAAGGGCACTGTTACCGCAATCGAAAACGACAAGGCCGTGATCGACGTCGGCCTGAAGAGCGAGGGCCGCGTTGCCCTGCGCGAATTCGCCTCCCCCGGCCAGCCGCACGGCCTTTCGGTCGGCGACGAAGTGGAAGTCTATGTCGACCGCGTCGAGAACGCCGAAGGCGAAGCGATGCTGTCGCGCGACCGCGCCCGCCGCGAAGCCGCGTGGGACAAGCTGGAAAGCGAATTTGGCGAAGGCAAGCGCGTTGAAGGCGTGATCTTCGGCCGCGTGAAGGGCGGCTTCACCGTCGACCTTGACGGCGCCGTGGCCTTCCTGCCCGGCTCGCAGGTCGATATCCGCCCGGTCCGCGACGTGACTCCGCTGATGGACATGCCGCAGCCGTTCCAGATCCTGAAGATGGACCGCCGCCGCGGCAACATCGTTGTCTCGCGCCGCGCCGTTCTGGAAGAAACCCGCGCCGAACAGCGTTCGGGCCTGATCGAGAAGCTGAAGGAAGGCCAGGTCATCGAAGGCGTGGTCAAGAACATCACCGATTACGGTGCGTTCGTGGACCTTGGCGGTATCGACGGCCTGCTGCACGTCACCGACATGAGCTACAAGCGGGTCAACCACCCCAGCGAGATCATCAACATCGGTGATACCGTGAAGGTGCAGATCATTCGCATCAACACCGAAACGCAGCGCATCTCGCTTGGCATGAAGCAGCTTGAAAGCGATCCGTGGGACGGCGTTGCCGCCAAGTACCCGGTGGGCATGAAGCTGACCGGCACGGTGACGAACATCACCGAATACGGCGCCTTCGTGGAGCTGGAGCCGGGCATCGAAGGTCTGGTCCACGTTTCGGAAATGAGCTGGACCAAGAAGAACGTCCACCCCGGCAAGATCGTTTCGACCAGCCAGGAAGTCGATGTGATGGTGCTGGAAGTCGATGCCGACAAGCGCCGCATCAGCCTTGGCCTCAAGCAGGCGCAGCAGAACCCGTGGGAAGCCTTCGCCGAAAAGCACCCGGTCGGCTCGACCGTGGAAGGCGAAGTCAAGAACGCGACCGAATTCGGCCTGTTCATCGGCCTCGACGGCGATGTGGACGGCATGGTCCACATGTCGGACATCGCCTGGGGCATCTCGGGCGAGGACGCGCTGGCGCTGCACCGCAAGGGCGAGCAGGTTTCGGCCATCGTTCTCGACGTCGATGTCGAGAAGGAGCGCATCTCGCTCGGCATGAAGCAGCTTGAAAAGGGCGCACCGGCCGCCGGTGCGACCGCCGCTTCGGGCGCGCTGCGCCGTGGCGAGGTCGTCACCGTCACGGTCCTCGAAGTTCGCGACGGCGGTCTGGAAGTCCAGGCCGGCGACGATGGCGCCACCGGCTTCATCAAGCGTTCGGACCTTGGCCGCGACCGCGACGAACAGCGTCCCGATCGCTTCCAGGTCGGCCAGAAGGTCGATGCGATGGTCACCGGTTTCGACCGTTCGAAGAAGCCCAACTTCTCGATCAAGGCCCGCCAGATGGCCGAAGAGAAGGAAGCGGTGGAACAGTACGGTTCGTCGGATTCGGGTGCGTCGCTGGGCGACATCCTAGGCGAGGCGTTGAAGGCCAAGAAGGACTAA
- a CDS encoding putative quinol monooxygenase — translation MIVITGIVRAADASAYASLKGAMETMLAETRKEDGCLRYNFAIDVLDPTVMVITEAWRDGDAVKAHATSAHMAEWRKAMGGANMVERDLRMYNTDEGTAI, via the coding sequence ATGATTGTCATTACCGGAATCGTCCGTGCCGCAGACGCATCGGCCTATGCCTCGCTCAAGGGCGCGATGGAAACCATGCTGGCCGAAACGCGCAAGGAAGACGGCTGCCTGCGCTATAACTTCGCCATCGACGTGCTCGACCCGACCGTGATGGTCATCACCGAGGCATGGCGCGACGGCGACGCCGTAAAGGCGCACGCCACCAGCGCGCACATGGCCGAATGGCGCAAGGCGATGGGCGGCGCCAACATGGTCGAACGCGACCTCAGGATGTACAACACCGACGAGGGCACCGCCATCTGA
- a CDS encoding glutamate--cysteine ligase: MSTRQASSKDDPIIESRDQLAQPMQNGEKPKDRWRIGTEHEKFVYKTSDLSAPSYDEPGGIRDLLMGLTEFGWEPVEEGGKVIALAGADGTVSLEPAGQLELSGAPLENLHETCEETGRHLAQVKQVGEKLGVGFLGMGLWPDKTREDLPVMPKGRYGIMLRHMPRVGQLGLDMMLRTCTIQTNLDYSSEADMVQKFRVSLALQPLATALFANSPFLEGKPNGYLSYRSHIWSDTDPARTGMLPFVFEEGFGYERYVDYMLDVPMYFVFRDGKYIDAAGQSFRDFLKGELPALPGEKPRLSDWNDHLSTAFPEVRLKSFLEMRGADGGPWNRICALPALWVGLLYDQTALDAAWDLVRDWSMEEREALRNAVPRLALDAPIPGGRKLKDIAGEVLDIAQGGLSARGRLNTAGDNEGGFLGPLYDIVASGKVPAQVLLDKFNGAWGGDIRNIYPEKSF, from the coding sequence ATGAGCACGCGGCAGGCATCCTCGAAGGACGACCCCATCATCGAAAGCCGCGACCAGCTCGCGCAGCCGATGCAGAACGGCGAAAAGCCGAAAGACCGGTGGCGAATCGGCACCGAGCACGAAAAGTTCGTGTACAAGACGTCGGACCTGAGCGCGCCGTCCTATGACGAACCCGGCGGCATCCGCGACCTGCTGATGGGCCTGACGGAGTTCGGCTGGGAACCGGTGGAAGAAGGCGGAAAGGTCATCGCGCTGGCGGGCGCGGACGGCACCGTGAGCCTTGAACCCGCAGGCCAGCTGGAACTTTCGGGCGCCCCGCTGGAGAACCTGCACGAAACCTGCGAGGAAACGGGCCGCCACCTTGCGCAGGTGAAACAGGTGGGCGAAAAACTGGGCGTGGGCTTCCTGGGCATGGGGCTGTGGCCGGACAAGACCCGCGAAGACCTGCCGGTCATGCCCAAGGGCCGCTATGGCATCATGCTGCGCCACATGCCGCGCGTGGGGCAACTGGGCCTCGACATGATGCTGCGCACCTGCACCATCCAGACCAACCTCGATTATTCGAGCGAGGCGGACATGGTGCAGAAATTCCGTGTCAGCCTTGCCCTGCAACCGCTGGCGACCGCGCTGTTCGCCAATTCGCCCTTCCTTGAAGGCAAGCCCAACGGATACCTTTCCTATCGCAGCCACATCTGGTCGGACACCGACCCGGCGCGCACCGGCATGCTGCCCTTCGTGTTCGAGGAGGGCTTCGGCTACGAACGCTATGTCGACTACATGCTCGACGTGCCGATGTATTTCGTTTTCCGCGACGGGAAATATATCGACGCGGCGGGCCAGTCGTTTCGCGATTTCCTGAAGGGCGAACTGCCCGCGCTGCCGGGAGAAAAGCCGCGCCTGTCCGACTGGAACGACCATCTTTCCACCGCCTTCCCCGAAGTGCGGCTGAAATCGTTCCTGGAAATGCGCGGTGCGGACGGCGGCCCGTGGAACCGGATCTGCGCCCTGCCCGCGCTTTGGGTGGGCCTGCTCTATGATCAGACCGCGCTTGATGCGGCATGGGATCTGGTCAGGGACTGGTCCATGGAAGAGCGTGAGGCGCTGCGCAACGCCGTGCCCAGACTGGCGCTCGACGCACCGATTCCCGGCGGGCGCAAGCTGAAGGACATCGCCGGCGAGGTGCTGGATATCGCGCAAGGCGGACTTTCCGCACGCGGCAGGCTGAACACCGCCGGAGACAACGAAGGCGGCTTTCTTGGCCCGCTTTACGACATAGTCGCCAGCGGCAAGGTTCCCGCCCAGGTTCTGCTCGACAAGTTCAACGGCGCATGGGGCGGCGATATCCGCAACATCTATCCGGAAAAGAGTTTCTGA
- a CDS encoding 16S rRNA (uracil(1498)-N(3))-methyltransferase, translating into MSATPAWPPKSAPRLFVPGPLAEGAHVALDGAQAHYLARVMRVSPGDAVMLCDDDTGEWLARVEQAGKRDVTLAVERRTREREAVPDLWLVPALLKKDRFDMVLEKATELGTSRIVPVVTRRCVADKLNPDRARTIVTEAAEQCARTALPRLADTMKLDAVLKDWPQGRTLFFADEEGGIPAARAFSAHPGPAAILTGPEGGFDDAERAAIRAHPQTVAITLGPRILRGETATIAAVAAWMANCGDWGDT; encoded by the coding sequence ATGTCCGCTACCCCCGCATGGCCGCCCAAGAGCGCACCGCGCCTGTTCGTTCCCGGCCCGCTTGCCGAAGGCGCACACGTCGCGCTGGACGGGGCGCAGGCGCACTATCTTGCCCGCGTGATGCGCGTATCGCCGGGCGACGCGGTGATGCTGTGCGACGACGACACCGGAGAGTGGCTGGCGCGCGTCGAACAGGCGGGCAAGCGCGACGTAACGCTGGCGGTAGAGCGGCGCACCCGCGAACGCGAGGCGGTGCCCGACCTGTGGCTTGTGCCCGCGCTGCTCAAGAAGGACCGCTTCGACATGGTGCTGGAGAAGGCGACCGAACTGGGCACCTCGCGCATTGTGCCCGTCGTCACGCGGCGCTGCGTGGCCGACAAGCTCAACCCGGACCGCGCACGGACAATCGTTACCGAAGCGGCGGAGCAATGCGCGCGCACCGCGCTGCCCCGCCTCGCGGATACCATGAAACTCGACGCAGTCCTGAAGGACTGGCCACAAGGACGCACGCTGTTCTTCGCGGACGAGGAAGGCGGAATCCCGGCGGCACGGGCATTCTCCGCCCACCCCGGACCGGCGGCGATCCTTACCGGACCGGAGGGCGGCTTCGACGATGCGGAGCGCGCCGCGATCCGCGCACACCCGCAGACCGTCGCGATCACGCTTGGCCCGCGCATCCTGCGCGGCGAAACGGCAACGATCGCGGCGGTCGCGGCGTGGATGGCGAACTGCGGCGACTGGGGCGATACCTGA
- the ubiA gene encoding 4-hydroxybenzoate octaprenyltransferase, whose translation MASTSEIVPDSQHRGIVARLPQPWRNYALLARFDRPIGWWLLFWPCAWGTFLPGGAREYWPLVLWMLLGAIAMRGAGCVYNDIVDADLDKKVARTAARPVASGAVSKKAAWAWLLTLCAVGLAVLLQLRWQAQLVALASLAPVAAYPFMKRITWWPQVWLGIVFSWGGPTAWFAVNGGHPGALAALYAGSMCWVIGFDTIYAIQDKEDDALVGIRSSALRMGDNVRGGVAAFYSGAVALWALAVWQVRPDPVALLALLPVALHFAWQVLTLDRTDGDDALAKFRSNRFAGLLMAAACLVVGSAG comes from the coding sequence ATGGCTTCCACCTCCGAAATCGTTCCCGACAGCCAGCACCGCGGCATCGTTGCGCGCCTGCCGCAGCCGTGGCGCAACTATGCCCTGCTTGCCCGGTTCGACCGGCCGATCGGCTGGTGGCTGCTGTTCTGGCCCTGCGCCTGGGGCACGTTCCTGCCCGGCGGCGCGCGCGAATACTGGCCGCTGGTGCTGTGGATGCTGTTGGGTGCGATCGCGATGCGGGGCGCGGGCTGCGTCTATAACGATATCGTCGATGCGGATCTGGACAAGAAGGTGGCGCGCACTGCCGCGCGACCCGTGGCGAGCGGCGCGGTATCGAAAAAGGCCGCGTGGGCCTGGCTGCTTACGCTCTGCGCGGTTGGCCTTGCCGTGCTGCTGCAACTGCGCTGGCAGGCGCAACTGGTGGCGCTGGCCAGTCTTGCGCCGGTTGCCGCCTATCCCTTCATGAAGCGTATCACGTGGTGGCCGCAGGTATGGCTGGGCATCGTGTTCTCGTGGGGCGGACCGACGGCGTGGTTCGCGGTCAACGGCGGCCATCCTGGCGCTCTGGCCGCGCTCTATGCCGGATCGATGTGCTGGGTGATCGGCTTCGACACGATCTATGCGATCCAGGACAAGGAGGACGATGCGCTGGTGGGCATCCGTTCCAGCGCGCTGCGCATGGGCGACAATGTGCGCGGCGGCGTGGCGGCGTTCTATTCGGGGGCGGTGGCGCTCTGGGCGCTTGCCGTCTGGCAGGTGCGGCCCGATCCGGTGGCTCTGCTCGCGCTCTTGCCGGTGGCGTTGCACTTTGCCTGGCAAGTGCTGACGCTGGACCGCACGGACGGAGACGACGCGCTCGCCAAGTTCCGCTCGAACCGCTTCGCCGGCCTGCTGATGGCCGCGGCGTGTCTGGTGGTGGGCAGCGCGGGCTAG
- a CDS encoding S41 family peptidase: protein MTPATHASLAAGLLAIAVASCASPGRGDAEPLGAAAPAPWTSTPWTSAGPLKTILTPAGTTDTAVRGVWRSRGYGWILDIGKDGITRYQTDGACYAPPRGEGALSEMDSVHYRYFRMMPGGGSAIFQLLDGDTNVVFDRLPALPADCTRQPDTAPQAVAADFLAAFRKNYAFFDRRPPGYAERAARTQRLIRPGMTEAELWDALGAFMHGLSDSHTKLIGKVDGEKRRVQDGQGTTLPRIRAGKGGEQHWLTALLGQTKDGLGPTAHTAGGGRIVWGVIDGRIGYLQIFVMGGFTDRTDFASPDWARAEMNALNSALDKAFAAFRGTDAVIVDLSNNRGGWDRVAKALPGRFTDKPYTGFTTQARGSGLAPFPNVIRPADGPRYSGSVYLMTSDITVSGGELATLAFRQLPQVTQVGTTTRGAYSTPLAKPLPNGWLLELSNETFAAPDGTVYEETGIAPDIRMDIYPADDPVGGHWRAVKAVARMAEEASGRPQTTGGNDQER from the coding sequence ATGACACCTGCGACCCACGCCAGTCTCGCCGCCGGCCTGCTTGCAATTGCCGTTGCATCCTGCGCGTCTCCCGGTCGCGGCGACGCCGAACCTTTGGGTGCCGCTGCCCCAGCTCCGTGGACCAGCACTCCGTGGACCAGCGCCGGACCGCTGAAAACGATCCTCACGCCTGCGGGCACAACCGACACCGCCGTTCGCGGCGTCTGGCGGTCGCGCGGGTATGGATGGATTCTTGACATCGGCAAGGACGGAATAACCAGATACCAGACGGACGGCGCCTGTTATGCGCCTCCCCGCGGCGAAGGCGCGCTGTCCGAGATGGATTCGGTCCACTATCGCTATTTTCGCATGATGCCCGGCGGCGGGTCGGCGATCTTCCAGTTGCTGGACGGCGATACCAACGTGGTGTTCGACAGGCTGCCCGCGCTTCCAGCGGACTGCACCCGCCAACCGGACACGGCGCCGCAGGCGGTCGCGGCCGACTTCCTTGCCGCTTTCCGCAAGAACTACGCGTTTTTCGACCGCCGCCCGCCCGGCTATGCAGAGCGCGCCGCACGCACGCAGCGGCTGATCAGGCCCGGCATGACCGAGGCGGAGCTGTGGGACGCCCTCGGCGCGTTCATGCATGGCCTGTCGGACAGCCACACAAAGCTGATCGGCAAGGTCGACGGCGAAAAGCGCCGCGTGCAGGACGGGCAGGGAACAACGCTCCCGCGCATCCGCGCCGGCAAGGGCGGAGAGCAGCACTGGCTTACCGCCCTGCTCGGCCAGACGAAGGACGGGCTTGGCCCGACGGCGCACACGGCCGGCGGCGGCCGCATCGTCTGGGGCGTGATCGACGGGCGCATCGGCTATTTGCAGATCTTCGTGATGGGCGGATTCACCGATCGCACGGACTTTGCCAGCCCGGACTGGGCCAGGGCAGAGATGAACGCGCTCAATTCCGCGCTCGACAAGGCGTTCGCCGCATTCAGGGGGACAGACGCGGTAATCGTCGACCTTTCAAACAATCGCGGCGGGTGGGACCGTGTGGCGAAAGCCCTGCCCGGCCGTTTTACCGACAAGCCGTACACCGGCTTTACCACGCAGGCGCGCGGATCGGGCCTTGCCCCCTTCCCCAACGTGATCCGCCCCGCCGATGGACCGCGCTATTCCGGATCCGTCTATCTGATGACCAGTGACATTACCGTAAGCGGCGGCGAACTGGCGACGCTGGCTTTCCGGCAGTTGCCGCAGGTGACGCAGGTGGGCACCACCACGCGCGGTGCCTATTCCACGCCGCTGGCGAAGCCGCTGCCGAACGGCTGGCTGCTGGAACTGTCGAACGAAACATTCGCCGCGCCCGACGGCACGGTTTACGAAGAAACCGGAATCGCGCCGGATATCCGCATGGACATATACCCGGCAGACGACCCGGTGGGCGGACACTGGCGCGCGGTGAAAGCCGTCGCACGGATGGCGGAAGAGGCGAGCGGCCGGCCACAAACGACCGGCGGCAACGATCAGGAGCGCTAG
- a CDS encoding VOC family protein — MASARLEHANITVSDPDRSAALLEKLCGWHERWRGPAINNGWTIHVGSDTDYVALYTPGKPQAAPFAKGVPLNHVGLLVDDLDAAEAVVKEAGLTPMNHADYEPGRRFYFFDWDGIEFEVVSYG; from the coding sequence ATGGCCTCGGCCCGCCTTGAACACGCCAACATCACGGTCAGCGATCCGGACCGTTCTGCCGCCCTGCTGGAAAAGCTTTGCGGCTGGCACGAACGCTGGCGCGGCCCGGCGATCAACAATGGATGGACCATCCACGTCGGCTCTGACACCGATTACGTGGCGCTTTACACACCGGGCAAGCCGCAGGCCGCTCCTTTCGCCAAGGGTGTGCCGCTGAACCACGTCGGCTTGCTGGTCGACGATCTCGACGCGGCGGAAGCGGTGGTCAAGGAAGCGGGCCTCACGCCGATGAACCATGCCGATTATGAACCCGGCCGGCGCTTCTATTTCTTCGACTGGGACGGGATCGAATTCGAAGTCGTCAGCTATGGCTGA